TTGAGCGAAGTGGGGTTTATCCTGTTCAGGTGTCATGTGTCGGTCAAGGATCGGACAAAGAACATCCTGATAAAAGACATAGCGGTTGGGATTGATACCGCTGAGATTGCCTGGTAGATCTGGCAAGAGGTTAGCTAGATCAATCTGCATGAAATCCTCAACCGAAAGACCTGTATTGGTCTTGAAGTGAGCTGACAAACGGTCTAGATCATTGCGATAGCTGAGTTCTGCCCAGATTTGCAAACTTGGTAGGACAGAGAATTGGGCTGTTTCCCCACCATTATCCCCCCAACCCGTCACGATGACTTCTTTGATATCATTGACACGGCAGGCTTTATTGGCCTCGATAGCCACTAGACGGCTGAAATGGTTATTGGGTGTGAAACCAATCCACTTCCAAGCACCTCCTGCAAAGGCAAGGTCATGGCTAATCTTGTGATGGTTGCGGAAGTTGCGGTTATATTTTTCCTCGCTATCCTGGTAGTAATCCCAGTAAACCAAGGTTACACGATCTTTGAGACGGTCTAAGTAAACACGAGTTTCCTCTGGAATTTCAACATCACGGTCGTACTGGCCATCTGCCGACATGAGTTTGAAGAACATATCGCTCCACATCTGGCAGTGGAATCCATATTTGTCTGCAATATCCAGCACACGCTCCAAGTGTTGGCACATGAGGAGACTACGATCCACAACACCGTTCAGAATCAAGTAGCGTCCCAAACCAACCAAGTGGGCTTCGTCCATCCCGATATTGACCTTGCGAGTTTGCAGTTTAGACAGAGTCGCAAACATGCCATCAATCAGGTCATAAACCTTTTCTTCGCCGATAAGGAGGATATCCTCCACATCACGGAGCTCCTGCACTTCCTTGACACCCCATTTAACGAAGGCCGACAAGTGGGCCAAGGTCTGGATGCAAGGCACAAAGGTCATGTCAAACTGTTGGGCATAGGCTTCGATTTCCTGCAACTCCTCAGCCGAATAAGCCCCGCGGAAATAGCCAAAGTAAGGTTGTCCTTCAATCTGGTAGGTGTCTTCCATATAGAGCTCAAAGGTTGAGTAACCCATGAGAGCCAAGACCTCAATCATCTGCTTGGCAGAAGCCACATTCAGCACCGCATTTCGTGAACAGTCAGCCATATAGGCTAAATCTTCATAAGCCGCCTGTTCCTCAATCTCTACTTTGTTACCTTCTACTAGAGCTACTGCCAACAAGGACAAGGAGCGATAGAGTTGATGAGGTTTACGGTAGGTCAATTGATAATGACCACCCTCACCCTTGATAGAGATAGAAGCTTGGTCAGACTGAGCGACTGCAACTTCCACATCTGGCAGGGAAATGTGATTTTTTAATACTTCAATAGCTTGCGCCTGTTTGGGACTAAGTCCTGTAAATCTTACCATTGATTTTCCTCCTGTAGCCAGTTGACAAGGGCACCGTAGAGATTGGCATCTGCATGATAAGTACAGGCTTGGATAACGGGTGCAACCGTGTATTCTTCGTAAGTTTCTACAAAATCATCGACAGCTTTTTTGACCCCTTGGATGAAGTCTGGATTTTGACTTATAGAGCCTCCCAGACTAATGACATCTGGATCAATAAGATATTGGATATTGAGCAAGCCTTGAGCCAGATTGCGGTTCATGCGCTCAATGGCTTCTTGACAAAGGGCATTTCCTGCTTCGGCCTCTTGGTAAATCTTGCGACCGTCCCAGTCAGTCTGACCAGATTTTTCAATCACGTATCGCACCATATTTCCAGTTGACGCTAGTTGCGACCAGTTGTTGAGTTTTTCAGCAGGGGCAAGGGTTGTCATGTAGCCAAATTCTCCACCTAGGCCGTGGCGACCTCGGTGAAGTCTACCATTAATAATCATGGCTCCACCAATCCCTGTCCCAATCACGACACAGGCTGCATTTTCAAGCTCTGGATGAGCTAGCAATTCACTGAGCCCAACGCAGTTGGCATCATTCTCTAGATGGACAGGCAGCTGATGATGGGCAAGGGCTTCATACCAAGAAAAGCCGTGGATGTAGGGCACCGCACTGAAGCCATCAATCACACCTGTTTCTTGATTGACCGCACCTGGAACGCTCATAGCAATCCCGCTATAATCCTGCTCTGACAAGCGCTGGTCTAGCCAAGCTAATAAATCCTCCAAGCTTTCTGGCGTTGGAATGCTTGTCTTATCCAATATTTTCCCATCAGGAGTCAGACTAGCAAACTTAATACCAGTCCCTCCGATATCAATCGTTGCAATGGTCATTGTTTTTACCATAAAAAGGGGCGAATCAGTAGTTAGTTCTTACCTTTTCGCCCCTCCTTTCTCTTTATGTTTACTTTTTGAAATTAAATTTCTTCTTTTTTGATGAATTCTGTACGAATCTCTTGCGGTGCAATGAGGCCTCTATGAACTGGGTATGGTCGTTCAAGTAGGTCAAGGAAGAGATGTTGACTTTCCGGTACACGCACATTTTCACTACACATATTGTAGTAGCGAAGAACATAGCCTTCTTCATTTTCAGCTACCTTAAAGGCTGTCGGACAAATTTGCGGTACGCTGAGAACAGAATGACTCAAGAGGCTACCAGTCGCAGCCACGCTTCCTTCTTGTTTAGCAATCTGAAGGCTTGTAAATGGTGTCTGCAAGGCTTTAGCGCGACGATAGGCTGAAAAGCGTTCTTGGGCTTGGTGGCATTCAATCGCAAATTCGACTTCAAACTCACGCAAACATTGTGCTTCTG
Above is a genomic segment from Streptococcus mitis containing:
- a CDS encoding sugar kinase, giving the protein MTIATIDIGGTGIKFASLTPDGKILDKTSIPTPESLEDLLAWLDQRLSEQDYSGIAMSVPGAVNQETGVIDGFSAVPYIHGFSWYEALAHHQLPVHLENDANCVGLSELLAHPELENAACVVIGTGIGGAMIINGRLHRGRHGLGGEFGYMTTLAPAEKLNNWSQLASTGNMVRYVIEKSGQTDWDGRKIYQEAEAGNALCQEAIERMNRNLAQGLLNIQYLIDPDVISLGGSISQNPDFIQGVKKAVDDFVETYEEYTVAPVIQACTYHADANLYGALVNWLQEENQW
- a CDS encoding N-acetyl-beta-D-glucosaminidase gives rise to the protein MVRFTGLSPKQAQAIEVLKNHISLPDVEVAVAQSDQASISIKGEGGHYQLTYRKPHQLYRSLSLLAVALVEGNKVEIEEQAAYEDLAYMADCSRNAVLNVASAKQMIEVLALMGYSTFELYMEDTYQIEGQPYFGYFRGAYSAEELQEIEAYAQQFDMTFVPCIQTLAHLSAFVKWGVKEVQELRDVEDILLIGEEKVYDLIDGMFATLSKLQTRKVNIGMDEAHLVGLGRYLILNGVVDRSLLMCQHLERVLDIADKYGFHCQMWSDMFFKLMSADGQYDRDVEIPEETRVYLDRLKDRVTLVYWDYYQDSEEKYNRNFRNHHKISHDLAFAGGAWKWIGFTPNNHFSRLVAIEANKACRVNDIKEVIVTGWGDNGGETAQFSVLPSLQIWAELSYRNDLDRLSAHFKTNTGLSVEDFMQIDLANLLPDLPGNLSGINPNRYVFYQDVLCPILDRHMTPEQDKPHFAQASETLADIKEKAGNYAYLFETQAQLNHILSSKVDVGRRIRQAYQTDDKDNLQEIARQELPELRSQIEHFHALFSHQWLKENKVFGLDTVDIRMGGLLQRIKRAESRIEAYLAGQLDRIDELEVEILPFTDFYADKDFAATTANQWHTIATASTIYTT